Part of the Sphaerodactylus townsendi isolate TG3544 linkage group LG10, MPM_Stown_v2.3, whole genome shotgun sequence genome is shown below.
ACTTTAAAGAGGAAGTGGTTGTCTTCACTAACAAACTGACAAAATAACAGACGACTCCTCTAACATGAGTGGCCCACCCCGGAAGTAGTTAAATGAGCAAGTGATTCTGCTCAGTAATATCTACATTGGAACACagtagcttcaaagagcacactGGGAAAATTCATACTTTTAAACTATAAATAGTGGAAGGAGAGATGTATACTAGCTGGCATTATGTATATGAACTGGCAAATAATGAATGGGCACTGAGTTGAACTGCACGTTATAAGAAATTTTGGATTGCTCCCAAATTTGAGCTTCCTATTCATTATGTCTAGTACAACCTTTTCATCATCACGACATCATTGTGGAATGTGTTTCTGAGACTAACAGCAACACTTGATGATGTGGACAGATCTTATGATTAGCGAGAGCTATAAGATGATATCAGAAAACACTGAACAAGATATTAGAGGATTATTGGTGACAGTTCGTGGCAGTAGTAAAAATAATTCCATCtactgtattgtcaaagtctttcatggctggaatcactaggatgttgtgggttttccgggttgtatggccatgttccagtagtattttctcctgatgtttcacctgcatctgtggctggcatcttcagaagatatatatgctccacttgctttactaccatcagatcctctgaagatgccagccacagatgcagacgaaatgtcaggACAAAATATTACTGAAACATGGccttacaacccggaaaacccacaacattctaattCCCTCCATGTTGGAGATTATTAGGAAACAATTGAAAATGAAACAATATTGTAAAGCCTCCTTATAGCTCTATGGTTATTTAAAATCCTGTGAACAGTTCTAGTAACTGTATCATTTATGAACACAGACATGTTTTTCCTTGCCCTGcaatatacgtgtgtgtgtacacacatacacatacactgcAGAGAAGGGAAAAGTGTAAAGAGAACCATCAAAGTTGACACAAGGACTAGAGTCTGGAattttcagtttaggaaaagatgggggggggggatgaataaAATTATACATAGGGAGAAGTGACATTTTCTGCTGTATTTCAGAACTGAGATCATCAATTGAGATGGTCAGCAGTAGATTCCGAATGGACAAAAGGAAGTGCTTCTCtaacaagtaattaaattgtggaatttactgccagtGGATATAGTTAAGGCCACGAACAGattactttaaaaggggattagaaagGTTCATGGAGGATAAATCCATCAGTAGCTATTAAGCATGACTAAAGGTAACGTCTACATTCTGAAGCAGCAAATCTCTGAACACTGGACCTCAGATGTAACGTTGGGGAGATCTTGACTTCTATGTTGTATTTGTTAGACCTGCAGGACACTGAAAGGCCACTGCATGAAAAagaatgctggaatagatgggtCATTGATCTGACCCAGTGGGGGTTTTCTTATATTAGGGCCTCCATTTTAGGAGCAACTCCATGTTCCTTTCAATATGCAGTTCCTTTCTAttgtccagggttttttttaaaaaaaggagggaggccTAATAGAAGAAACTActccaaaagaggaaaaaaatcttaaGAAAAGATAACTGATTGTTATTTGCACTAGCAGTACAATTAATACAATACACAGATTATATTATACATATTCTTATCTAATTTTAAGCATAATAAAATAATTCGTCTCATGAGAATTCTTGCAAACTCCCCTTGTCTCAAATACATCACTTAGGATGGATTGAAGTATTTgagaaaggcacaaaaatgtcTTGAAAAACTGGGAGCCATTCAGCGGTACTACACGGCCTCAACATATTAATCCATCCCATATGACTTTTTTTCCTGACACTGGAGTCATTTGAAGCTATGTTTCCAGTGTTTTAATGCAATATGACTAATGGCTCTTAATGAAGTTTAGCACCTGCCCTTTTCATTATGAGGCAAACGACGGAATACAGGAATGTTTTCTCATGTTACAAAACTGAACTAAGATGATGGGGGCTGTGCGACAGGAAACTAGGGAAAATGGTGGGAATAATACACAAAGGGAACCATTCATTTAGAAAATAAAATTGGGAGCAAATACAGATGCCTGATCACCCAATTAACTGATTGTTGTCCATGCTTAATGGTTTTACACTGTGTTTGGCTGCCAAATTTCTGTCAGGGTAATTGGAAAGAGGTGGGAAAATAAGCACTCTCAAGCCTTTGTGCTATGAACAGCATTTCCCATCACTGGACTCACCCATTGTGCGTTACGAGGCACTGCCTCAAGCCCAGCTTGCGAAAAATATCCACCACTATCTCCATTGGTGTGTGATCCGTTACAGTAAAAGGGCTCATATCAAGAATGCTTCTAAGCTTCAGTGGCCGAGGACTTTCTGCTGGAAGTGATGGGGTATGTTGGGCAAAGCAGACCCGGGAACTGCCAACAATGCCTTCTTGTTTCTTTCTGGCACTCTCTTTTgtcaagaaaggaaaagaaaaataagagaagTTGAATTTACACTAAAATTATGGACCCTACTTTCAAAAAAGATGCAAACAGCTATTAACTCCTCACCAAACTATACATGCTACTTTATTTTCTCTCAAGATCCATGCTGTATGGTGGTAAGTAATATTCCTAAGATTTGAAATATGATTAAGAGCATGAAACCCACCAAATCATCAAATTTAGGAAGTGCCACTTGGCTTGTGGCATTCCAAGAAAAAGGGGTAAAAGGAGGTGCTGATTATAGAAAGCCAAACAGAATTATTCATTAAAGTATAATTGTTCAGAGACACTAAGATCAATTGAAACAATAACTTGATTTCCCATAGAACTTTGTTACAAATTACCATCACTTTGAGATTTCCTTGAAATATGCCTGTCATTAGCTGAATGTGGCAACTATGGTGatattttcagagcatttttatCTGTTTCAGAGTCTAATGCAACACATAAGAATTAAGTTGTGTTTTTCATAAATGCAACCAatgtattttcctttaaaataaggTGGTAATATACAATATGCTCTGTTTCAGTGCTCACAAGTACATGGCTACAGTGGcacaatttcatttctttttcaaattgtaAGGCATGAGTATAAGGCCTGTCTGTGGCAGTGGGACCAATTCTGTTCTCCAAACATCACCATCCAACCCATATCTGCTATGTTTGTCTTCACCATTAACTGCTCTGAAGGGGACGATACAAAGTCACATGACAGAAAAACAATTACCTATTGCAATGGTCAAATCTCTCCGTAAAGCAAAACCCACTAGTCTCTGGGACTCTTTTGACATTATAACTGGGAAGCCATTAAAGCTGGTTTCATTGATCAAATTTTCTATATCGTCCACTGTCATGTTATCTTGGGTTAACACAGCCAAGGGTGGGTCACTTCTTCGAGGCCTCATAACATCAGCAGCCAGCGTTGTATGGGTGAATTCTTCTTTTGCATCCAGGAAAGGATATCCATTTAGACGAATGTGTGCTTCATAAATACCTTCCCTGCCGAATGCATCTCCTACCCACTTGCTTGTCATTACTGCAGCCATGAGGGGCACAATGTATTCCAGGCCTCCTGTTAACTCAAATACAATAACCACTAGAGAGACAGTCATCCTTGTTACACCACCTGGAacgaaagagaaaaaaatcctcatCAATATGCCCTTGGGGGATAATATATAAATTTGATGGTGTCTGACCACTGAGATACTGTCCAATATCAACCAGGTAATAATTCCCCATTTTCCCTATTGATTACCAATATAATTTAATTTACTGGAAATGTCTGCAGCGTTTAccctcaaagtggctcacaatgaTGCAGGATATGATTCAAAATAAAGAACacttcagtttaaaaaatcaacacaacAAATGGAGAAGTGAGAAGGTACATGGTtgggggaagagaaaaacagaCTGAACAGCAGAATTTTAAATACCAAAAATAGAACAATAAAATAATCCAgagtgagatttttttaaaaaaccaacgaACAAGAGATCTCATCAGCTGatagcctggggaaggggggatgtaAAAGTTTCAAACTGTAGCTGAATCTTGACTGTGTGTACGATTGAGTTTGCTTCTTGCTCTCTTACTGCTCTGTATGCAACATATATAAAAAAGCTGTTGAGGGAGATCATCCATAGCTATGAAGCTGGTCATCATCAATAGGTTAACAACACTCTACTCTACATTTCTTTAAACAAAGCATCTGGGACCAGCTGCCTCTAACTTGAACTGATGACTGGAAGCTGTAATCACGAGTAAAGaagctgaagttgaatccagaAGAGGTGGAGTTTATGCTGGTAGAAATCAAGCTGTTTGAAGGGGATATTCAACAGGCTTCTTCTATCCCTCTTAGAACTCATGAAGAGTCTTTTCACCTACATGTTACACAGTTATTGTCCATCCTTCTAAAAAGATCTGGCCTTGTGCTGGCCTTGAGTTGGCTCTGCATTGAAACTGCTTTCCGAAGTCATGTGGTGCGGGGGTTCTCTAACACTACTTCAAAATGTTATCTGATTTGTTAAATTCGGTTTCACTGTTTACTCATTCAAGAACTGATCCACCAGAAGTATCACAACTGGTTACTAGGAAGCATTTAAATCATTAGTCAGTTTGCATCATCAGTTTAGATCTGTGAGACACATGAATCTCCCAACAGGATTCAGAATGAAAAAGGGTTTTCCTGTCTCTTTAGGAAAAGGACCTCAGAACTCAACAGGGtatccatcttcaacatgatgaaaCCCAGTCCTGGAGATGGCTAAATCTGCACTTACATTCTTTGCCAATATCAAATACATATCCTGAAGTGCAAATTTCTGTATTCTCAACTCTTAACTAATTTCAGATTCAGCTTTAAAGTTTTAAGTTCTACGATGCAACACCAGAAGTTGCTCCTGAATTTTGTGCATATGTGTCTATGGTGGGTGCACATTCAAAATGATGCACTCTTCTAATGCTGGTTATATCCATTCTGGTGGTCTCTTCTTTTCCACTTACCTGCTTAGACAACCTAAGAAGgaactaatttattttatttgctgtgtATTAGTTACCTAAGCATGCAGCAGCACCAACCATAGCGTAGAGGCCTGGTGTTATACAGTCTGCTCCAACTTCACACCATTCCTTGAAGATAAACCAGTCATGGTGGTAATAAGCAAGCTGCTCCACAGCAATTCCCACAATTCTTCCAGCTATTGCGCCAATGGCCATACTAGGTATGAACAAACCTGAGGGCACCTAACAAGAAAAAAGAACGCCAATGAAAATGATAGCCTTGTTGAAGAAATGCTTCCCAAGCACTAGCTTTAGCAATGTCTATCAACCACTTGGCAGCATGAAAGCTTCCAAAGCCACAAGCCTACACAAGctttgcatctctctctctcttccttttcttctcacgGGAAAGTAGCTAGAAAAGAATGAGAGGTTTTGTTCAGCACTATAGCTAACTgaggctctagaacaggggtgtccaactctggccctccaggtgttcatggactatgattcccatctgcccctgccagcatggcatgaacatcgggagggccagagttgggacACCGTTGTTCTAGAATGTTAAGAGAAGGAGTGCCAGTTTGTACTCAAGAATGCCAACTGCAATGCATAAAGTTCATTTCCACTGCCATTTTTGGGTGGTAGCTAAGGGGAGAACAGGCCAGTATACCTGCAGCACAGCAACTATATCTTCAGTTGGTAGCAGAAAACAACAACCTAATTGCTTCTCATGAACAGGTGCAGCACAGTTACACTAGCACTGCatgaatttttctctctcaccaaCTCTAGTGGCAGCCAATCAATACAACATTATGTCAAAGTTCTACCTACCCATCCATCTCCTactgctgctgtgcagcagagTCAGCCAGTCCATTATGAAAGGGTATATTCTACCCACTGCACCTGGAAACAAAGTCATTTTCTTCCCAACAAAAAGAAATCTTGCATTTAATATGTAGTCTTGTCATCATGTACATTAACATTCATTTAAGATAAACTGAagacagtgatgacgaacctatgaTATGCATGTCAAAGGTGACATACTATGACATTTTGGTGAGATCCCAGCATTTAATGACACCCGACAACTATTCTCCCAGTTTGAGTCTTCTTTGTGATATGCGAAGTTTCTTTATATtacatagcaccacacatttttaaaatgtgcatttaaaaaaaattaattaatattttgtttgggggttggagggcattTTTCAAGTTTTTGACACACAGGCTAGGCATTTTTCAAATTTTTGACacactgagcccaaaaggtttaccatcactgaATTAAGATGTATGCTAAACATTCATTTAAGACAAAAGTCCTCTAGTAATATGTGCAAGATGAAGCGATCTGCCAAGACCCAAATCAGTTTCTGCTCCCTACAACAAAATTTGACCTTAGATACTCAGCCATACTCATCCACTCATTCCTACTAATTCCAGTGAATTGGAACATGTTGCTTTAAGAGGTATCTTATTAAGCTTTCTACTACTCCAAATGGAAATAAGTCTGTCTCATCTGAACTCCTACACCAACCCTTGGCCAAGTGCAAAATGTCAAAACAGTTAAGATCTTATCTTCTTAAAACTGGCCTTCTAAATCCCTCATGACTTGTTACGGAGGAGAACTTGGCAGTTTTCACTCGCCTACTGAGGAGCCTGTAATCTAAAAACTGGGGAAATCATACTGTACAAACACTTAACTGAATCCTCAACAAGCAACCCTTTGCCTTCTGTCCTAAATGAACCTTGAGGAATATTCTTTTGACTGCCATAACCAATGCATCACATGTTTGAATAGGAGGAGTAGAATGGGAAAGAGAGCAATGACCAAAAACACATAACTTGTCATGTCTTACCTTGATTCCAAAGGTGAAGACTGTCATTATAATCTTAAATATAAGGGCTAAACACAGCTGCCATATAGCTGAATACACTCCAGTGCCTGCTGGACGGTCAGGAATATCGTCAACTATTTTACTGACATTCATATCATTTCGGTAATCACAAAGGGAGGAAGATTCCAAGGGCCCACAGTCCGTAAAGAGTTCTTTGATAAGCTCACTGGTGTTGACCCTGGTGTATGGGTTTGGGAAAGCTATGACAGCAGTTATTGctgctacaataatgacttctaGTACTGGGTACTTTCCAAATTTTGTTGACTTGCGGCGGCGGCACCAAGCAATGTTTGCACGGATGAAAAATGCTCCCCACAATCCACCAAACACTCCCAGAAGAATAaagggtaacagttcaaaaagataCCAAGGGGTATGGTATTCAACATAAAAAAGAACTAGTCGGCTGTTACCAAAAGGATTGATGGACCTCAAAACAAATGCAGCAACCAAAGCAGCAAAAAATGATCTCCATAAGGTTTTCAGGGGAAAATAATAACTGACCTGCAAGAGACAAATGAGGTCGATCTCATTATTTGTTCACATTCTGCTTGCTTACAATTCACAACTGCACTGATCAACAGCAATTAACTAAAGAATaggttatattttaaaaataccggTAGTCAGCTGCAGTATCCCAAAAAGAGTCTCTCAAACAGATGAATCAGATACCACTTTGTCATCTGGAATGCCCAATCAACTGCAAACAAAATGCTGCTAATAATGTTGAGTTGCATCAGTAATAGAAAGAATGGAGGAATTAACTACAGTTAACTTCTAACAACTTAGGTACAACACAAGTACTAGAAATAGTCATTAGGCTAGTGGCCTAGGGCAAGAAAGATTTGGCTCCAGGTAATTGGGCAGGTAGGCTTCTGTAAAGAGTAGAGAAGCTCTTGCAGTGTGCCACAAATAACACAGATATGTGGGATGGTCACTTTGGTTCACTTATTTGCAAGGGTAATACTATATTAATCATTTACCACCAAACAAACTTGGAGTCGGTACAAGCCCATAGAGATTAATAAAGAGTTGGGAGGGATTTTCTACTGTCCTTTATTGATCCTTTATCACATTCTCCAAATTTTGATGCGCCTTTTCAAGGGCTCGCTTTAATGCCTTTTCTTTTGCTCTGCTTAGTGGGAGATATCATTATGCACCTATGGATGCCCAACTGTGCCCCTGCAACTCTGGTGCAATTGAAACGACTACCACATTTTATTGTACTGTGAATTTTTTTAGGATGTTAGAAAGTGGTTGATTTTGCTCTTGTTGACCAGAATTTTTAAACATTCAGACAATTCTATAGTTAACTTTTTACTTGAGGATAAGGATATTACTATTTCTTACCCAGTGGCAAAGTTTTGTTATGCAGCCAGCAGAGTACGGAGATCTCTGGTTAGTGTACCAAATTGTAGCCTTGCTGTATTAACCTCTCaggtttttaatctgttagtcAAATGACTAAATTAATTGAACTAAACAGGAGTTAGTACACAGGGAGTGAAACCATGCAAAGCTTAAAATCTAGATGGTACAGGAGGGACTCAAGGTCAAGTGAAATAATATGTTATTTTAAGCAACAATTATAGATACCTCCTCCAGGCTGAAAAGAACTCCACCAATGGGGGCACCAAAAGCTACTGACACGCCTGCTGCTGATGCAGCTGATAATACCTGTAGAAAGGACATCATCAGATAatatataacaaccagcattttTTGTTCAAAAGCATACTACTGAAACTAGAATGTACAAAACTGCTGCAAATCTGAATAATTAGCAAGTGAGACTCTCATCCTTTGTGGCATCCTAGGATTTCTAACATTAAGCGATCCTGTGAGGGACACCAGCTTTTATCAAGGCACACTTAGTTAACCCTGTACCTCAGAAGATATAATCAAAGTATTAGATgtatttatttcagatatttctatgctgccacttaaaacaaatataaaagcaaGGCATTAAAAATCTCTTTCTCTTACAATAATGCTACTCTAATCCTTGTCATTTTCAACTGCTTCTAACATAAACAGGCAAAAACAGCAATGATGTGTGAAGGGGGAAGTGTATACATACTcagggaaaaggagaagaggaagttgTATTAACTCACTAAATTGGCAGAGAAGAAAAGGTGTTTTTCTACAGTGCCCTATAAGAAACAGAATACTACATATACAACtacttgggaaataactggatcCTACTTCTGAAAATCCTTTTAATAGTATTTGCAGGTCATTTATTTCCAGAGCAGATTTCTACTGCTGGAGCAAGATGTGTAGGACACTGACCACTACACTTTTAAGGTTCCATCTCTATTAAACAATCATGCACCCCACATCTGCTGCAAAACCAGAAGAGCAGAGTCCCATTACGGCATGGAATTAAACTAGTCCTATGATCTCCTGCTGGTGTACAGCAGTGGACTTAGTTCATCCTGCCAAGACACAGAAGGTAAGACAGCACTGTACATTTCATTCTTTCCTCAAAATGGGTGGAAAGCTCCTGAAATATTTCAAGTACAAATATTTCTGGAACATGTATTGCCCGTGCCTCTATCCTGCTGCCTCATTCTATCAGGATGACAGTAATTACTTTTACCATTCCTCTAAAATACATTACATAAATAGAATGTATTCATTCAAACGTCTTTTAATACAGGAATATACTACTTCCTATTTAATTACACCATGATAAGCACATTTCATTTATGGTTTTAAGAATGACatacctctctttttttggcttcATTAGTACTGTATTTCGGAAAGAGGTAGGAAAAGATGTTGCCGCAGCAACAAGCAACATGTACGAGAGGGCCTTCTTTTCCTAAGCTCAAACCTGAGGCTACAGCCAAGACGAGAGTGACTGTTTTTATCAACAAGGTCCACTTGCCCAAGTATCCTCTAATTATGAAGCCGCTCAATATCGTTTTGATCTAGAACAGAAAAATGCATATTTAATGGCAAGGAAACCCCTCGTCTAATATGTGAATAGGTAACAGACGGTATATTATGGAACTGACATTTGTCTTAACACAGCTGATTACAGTTATTTGAAGTCAGATTTATACCTTGAAAAGACAACCTAATGCATTATTTCGTGGATCATCTCACTTGACACGCATTTTCATTCTGTGGGTTAATGCTTATAAAACAACCACAACGTCATGTGATAAATCATATGCTACAATAGTCGTTCTTATGATGTTTTCTGAAATATATTTAAAGGTAATAAAACCTACCTCTGGAATCCCAGAGCCACATGCATAAGGAGCAAACACTTTCACGAGAGAAACTGCCAGGAATGCAAAACTCAAGGCCCAAAAAATATACATTATATAGTTCATTATGTAGGAACCTGGGCcctacaaaagagaaaaataaactgtCAGCAAATTTTAATAGCAGCCATGTGGATATTCTGCTGTATTTTAAGAAatgtatttactcaaatgcaagacatTTTTCAGGCATGGcatcaaaaaatttttttgttatgtccagtaactaaaaaaaatacacacatatgCAACTTTGTATGTATGTAAACTTTTAGAGGGTCATCTTACATCCAGGTTCCTCCTTTTGagtaagcatttttaaaaaggcaaacaagTGAAGCACTGGGGAAAGAACTGGCTatctaatttttaaataaaaacctctataaaaataaaatagattggCTACAGTACAAGACTATAGATTAGCACTTTGCTTTGAGAACACCTACTGCACTGCACAAGTAATTACCTCCTGATACAATTAGTATTACAGTGGTTTGCCAGACCCTATCTCATCTCCCTCACCCCAAATAACAGGAGTTAAGAACTAGCCAGAACTCTCTGAGTGAGACAGGATTTTGCGCAGCCTCACTTTATAAGAGACAGGAGATAGAACTCTATATTCTTTCGGGCTGCCAGCAGATGTTAGGTTTACAAACTAATACCATTTACTACAGTGCACCctacctcttccccttcctccccagaaAGCCACAAAGATGAGGAAAAGCTCCAGAGCCATAAGAGGTTGCTACTGAAGGCAAATGGACACATGCACACATATCAATGCATGCATGTAGACATAGGAGTATATGGATTCTAGCCATTATTTTTGCTCTTTTGATGTTGAAATGCTTTGACGTTTGCTGCCTTGAAGACCCTTTTTTGGGTGAAAAGGcacaaaagaaatgttttaaataaatatatgccgACTCATGACTAAAACACTACTTAATTTCTGAAGTCAGTGGCTCTGGTTGTACAGCTCTGTACTCCGATATTAATTTCCGTAAATGGAAGTACATGTGTCCATGTCTTCTCTTTGTAGCTGCTATATTTTTAAGGTAACACTCCTGTCAATTTCACTCTCCTGCACAACTTGAAATCAAGTGAACAGACAGATCAATCCATAAGACCAGTTTAATTGGCTTCATCAGCTATGATCACGCAGATAAGCATCCAGACTTCATTGTGTGGATGAACTaacatatcttttttaaaattaggttaTCAATCTCCCAAGTAGCTGCTTTGTTTAAAAGCTATACTTACTTCTGCTTGGCCAATTATGAGTTCTGCCCATGTTTTCCATAGTGGGCATTTGTCTCGCTCTTCAAATGTTGTCTCGTTAGATGCCCAGCAGCACTGCTCATGGTTAAACCATAGGGCACTGAGACAAATACCTTCCTTCAAGTCAGTCATCCAGTCTGCAGCAATATCTATCAAGCCAGCCAATGCACCTGTTGGGTTAACAATGATGGGATGGGTTAGCACTTTCAAAAGCTTGAATATATGATGATTAGTTCACAAAGTAGCAACAAAATGCATGACCAGCTTACTTGGTAAAACAACGCTATTATCAAAACCAGATCACCTTTCCCAAAATACCACTAAGTCACTTTTTCCCAAATACCACTAAGGTAAATTTGGGAATATTTCTCAACTTTAAAAAGGTATATAAAACCAGTACTGCTGTCAATGATAGAAAGTTCTTCTCAATGCTAATATCAAAAGACTCCTTAATCAAACAGTGTCCAGAGATCAATAAATTCAAACATCAGCGGTCATATCAGCTACAAACTAATAGAGGGGGGTAGGTTATAAGATGCCAGAGATGGATAAGCAAGCTACAGTGAAGATTAAATTATTAGGAATATTGGTGGGGTAGGAAACAAAATTGTGTCAAAAGTGTTGCAAGCCACTTTTAGGACAATTCAGCAGTCAAAAAGTAGAATATAAAGCTAATAAAATCATTTTCATCCCTCTGTACCAGCAtaagctcattttaaaaaaatcagtaacttCTATAACATCACATCTGATTATTTACAATTTAGAAAATAAGATTTTGATGCATATAATCAGTAGTTCTTTGGCTTCAGGCATCTCACATGGCCTGGGCCCTGTGTACCAAGAAGGATAACATTTCAATGTGCCACAATGTGATCTCTTTAAGTGTGAATTCATGCATTTGCCTTTCTAGATTGTGAAAACTGCAGTGGCCAAGGGCTTCTGACACACAATATGCTGCTCATGTGATTCAATTATTTGCTTAAGTAAAAAAGCAACCAAAAGAATTGGGTGAACTAGACTTCAGAGCAGTGATACGGACTCAGTGGCTAAGAAGCCACCTGTGACTTTGCTGAACACTGTACTCCTATGTAGCATCTATTCCATGTCCTAGGAAAGTAGGCAAGGATCTTGTTCAGTAGTGCTTGTGGTCGGCAAGTGGGTCACACCTTGAAAAAGTTGctgccagggaaacagataaagctGCAAACCTCCCAGAGGTGCTGGCCTTGTGTCAGAGATGCAAGTAAATGTGGCTTTTTTGGTTAAGGGTAACTGGAAAAGTGGTTCCGTGTGATCAGCAAAGTGAGTACCACAGCTTCAGAATGACTATATCAGCATACCGTTCATTTAGCTTTATGATGCTCCCATAAGACTCATGGGGAAGCATCCCACCTCCTCCCTGCTTTCTCACTGGGTTCCACTGTAGCCACCACAGTATCGGT
Proteins encoded:
- the CLCN3 gene encoding H(+)/Cl(-) exchange transporter 3 isoform X7, with the translated sequence MESEQLFHRGFYRNSYNSITSASSDEELLDGAGVIMDFQTSEDDNLLDGDASVAGTHYTMTNGGSINSTTHLLDLLDEPIPGVGTYDDFHTIDWVREKCKDRERHRRINSKKKESAWEMTKSLYDAWSGWLVVTLTGLASGALAGLIDIAADWMTDLKEGICLSALWFNHEQCCWASNETTFEERDKCPLWKTWAELIIGQAEGPGSYIMNYIMYIFWALSFAFLAVSLVKVFAPYACGSGIPEIKTILSGFIIRGYLGKWTLLIKTVTLVLAVASGLSLGKEGPLVHVACCCGNIFSYLFPKYSTNEAKKREVLSAASAAGVSVAFGAPIGGVLFSLEEVSYYFPLKTLWRSFFAALVAAFVLRSINPFGNSRLVLFYVEYHTPWYLFELLPFILLGVFGGLWGAFFIRANIAWCRRRKSTKFGKYPVLEVIIVAAITAVIAFPNPYTRVNTSELIKELFTDCGPLESSSLCDYRNDMNVSKIVDDIPDRPAGTGVYSAIWQLCLALIFKIIMTVFTFGIKVPSGLFIPSMAIGAIAGRIVGIAVEQLAYYHHDWFIFKEWCEVGADCITPGLYAMVGAAACLGGVTRMTVSLVVIVFELTGGLEYIVPLMAAVMTSKWVGDAFGREGIYEAHIRLNGYPFLDAKEEFTHTTLAADVMRPRRSDPPLAVLTQDNMTVDDIENLINETSFNGFPVIMSKESQRLVGFALRRDLTIAIESARKKQEGIVGSSRVCFAQHTPSLPAESPRPLKLRSILDMSPFTVTDHTPMEIVVDIFRKLGLRQCLVTHNGIVLGIITKKNILEHLEQLKQHVEPLVIRYIRSPH
- the CLCN3 gene encoding H(+)/Cl(-) exchange transporter 3 isoform X3 produces the protein MEVSSDPYLPYDGGGDSIPLRELHKRAGTHYTMTNGGSINSTTHLLDLLDEPIPGVGTYDDFHTIDWVREKCKDRERHRRINSKKKESAWEMTKSLYDAWSGWLVVTLTGLASGALAGLIDIAADWMTDLKEGICLSALWFNHEQCCWASNETTFEERDKCPLWKTWAELIIGQAEGPGSYIMNYIMYIFWALSFAFLAVSLVKVFAPYACGSGIPEIKTILSGFIIRGYLGKWTLLIKTVTLVLAVASGLSLGKEGPLVHVACCCGNIFSYLFPKYSTNEAKKREVLSAASAAGVSVAFGAPIGGVLFSLEEVSYYFPLKTLWRSFFAALVAAFVLRSINPFGNSRLVLFYVEYHTPWYLFELLPFILLGVFGGLWGAFFIRANIAWCRRRKSTKFGKYPVLEVIIVAAITAVIAFPNPYTRVNTSELIKELFTDCGPLESSSLCDYRNDMNVSKIVDDIPDRPAGTGVYSAIWQLCLALIFKIIMTVFTFGIKVPSGLFIPSMAIGAIAGRIVGIAVEQLAYYHHDWFIFKEWCEVGADCITPGLYAMVGAAACLGGVTRMTVSLVVIVFELTGGLEYIVPLMAAVMTSKWVGDAFGREGIYEAHIRLNGYPFLDAKEEFTHTTLAADVMRPRRSDPPLAVLTQDNMTVDDIENLINETSFNGFPVIMSKESQRLVGFALRRDLTIAIESARKKQEGIVGSSRVCFAQHTPSLPAESPRPLKLRSILDMSPFTVTDHTPMEIVVDIFRKLGLRQCLVTHNGIVLGIITKKNILEHLEQLKQHVEPLAPPWHHNKKRYPPSYGPNGKPRSRFNNVQLNSVTEERGESEEEVHLLNSTTL
- the CLCN3 gene encoding H(+)/Cl(-) exchange transporter 3 isoform X5, which gives rise to MGSSEELKSEIVVAGTHYTMTNGGSINSTTHLLDLLDEPIPGVGTYDDFHTIDWVREKCKDRERHRRINSKKKESAWEMTKSLYDAWSGWLVVTLTGLASGALAGLIDIAADWMTDLKEGICLSALWFNHEQCCWASNETTFEERDKCPLWKTWAELIIGQAEGPGSYIMNYIMYIFWALSFAFLAVSLVKVFAPYACGSGIPEIKTILSGFIIRGYLGKWTLLIKTVTLVLAVASGLSLGKEGPLVHVACCCGNIFSYLFPKYSTNEAKKREVLSAASAAGVSVAFGAPIGGVLFSLEEVSYYFPLKTLWRSFFAALVAAFVLRSINPFGNSRLVLFYVEYHTPWYLFELLPFILLGVFGGLWGAFFIRANIAWCRRRKSTKFGKYPVLEVIIVAAITAVIAFPNPYTRVNTSELIKELFTDCGPLESSSLCDYRNDMNVSKIVDDIPDRPAGTGVYSAIWQLCLALIFKIIMTVFTFGIKVPSGLFIPSMAIGAIAGRIVGIAVEQLAYYHHDWFIFKEWCEVGADCITPGLYAMVGAAACLGGVTRMTVSLVVIVFELTGGLEYIVPLMAAVMTSKWVGDAFGREGIYEAHIRLNGYPFLDAKEEFTHTTLAADVMRPRRSDPPLAVLTQDNMTVDDIENLINETSFNGFPVIMSKESQRLVGFALRRDLTIAIESARKKQEGIVGSSRVCFAQHTPSLPAESPRPLKLRSILDMSPFTVTDHTPMEIVVDIFRKLGLRQCLVTHNGIVLGIITKKNILEHLEQLKQHVEPLAPPWHHNKKRYPPSYGPNGKPRSRFNNVQLNSVTEERGESEEEVHLLNSTTL